TCGACAAAGGAAGATCCTTATTTAAATCTTCATCAAATACATCTGTAAGCATGCTATCAAATCGAATTGCGTTGTATTGCAATAATTGTTGAGCTTCACTTTCAGAAATAAAGCCTTCTTTTATTGCTTGTTCAATATTTTCTTCAAAAGTAAGCCCTTTAAATTTGCCTTTAGATTCAGCTTTTTTAAACTTATCCCAAAGCGGCTCAAGTGTTCGCAGAATTTGGAAAGCATGCTCTAAACGGCCAGTTACATCATCGGCTTTGGTTGAATAAAATACGTGATGCTTAAGCTGTTCTCTGAAAGGATGCTCTTGCATCATAAGTTCAGCGACTTGTTGTTTTAACTCATCATCTGGTTTTGAAATGACACGACCAAAAGGGAAACAGATCCATTTCACAAACGTTGCTGGAAGTTTGGCTGGGAAGTTTTCAAATAATCCCCAAAATGCTTCTTGAATATTCAAGAACGCTTTTTGTAGCGCTAATTTAGCGTGAAGTTGTTCAGCTTCAGTTTTTTGTCCAGCTTCATAAAATTTTAAAATCGCAGTAGAAATAAACAGGTGCGCGTGAATATCTGCCAAACGGCCTGATAACATCTCTTTGCGTTTTAAGTCTCCTGCAAGTAAGCCAAGTGACATATCCGAAACAAGCGCGAAGTTGGCACTAAAACGGTTAATCGTCTTATAGTAACTTGCGGTGAATTGATCTGCTGACTGAGGTGCATCGCTTGAGCCACCTGTCCAACCGTAAGCAAATGATCTAGCACCACGGTTAAAGGTATAGGCTAAATGTTTAAATAATAAATCATCGAATTTTTTGACTGAGTTATTTTTGTCTTCAGACTGAAGGAGTTGCAACTCTTCAAATAGATAAGGATGACAACGCATTGAGCCTTGGCCAAAAATCATCAATGAACGGGTCAAAATATTTGCGCCTTCTACCGTAATTGCAATTGGAATGGCTTGATAGGTAAGGGCAAGGAAGTTACGTGGTCCAAGTTGAATTGCACGTCCTCCCGCAATATCCATCCCATGATTGACCACTTTACGCATCGTTTCAGTTGCATAATATTTTGCCATGGCAGTCATTACAGCAGGAGTTCCACCTTGGTTTAAGCCACATGTCACTAAATAACGGAATGCTTCAAGCATATAGGCATCGCTGGCAATTTCACTGGTCGCTTCTTGTACACCTTCAAATTTACCGACAGAAATATTGAACTGTTGACGAATTTTCGCAAAAGCACCAACGGTTAAATAGCTCATTTCACCTGCTGCTGTTGCTAAAGCTGGAAGGGAAATACCACGGCCCACACCTAAGCATTCCATGAGCATACGCCAGCCTTTACCGGCATTTTCTTGACCACCAATAATCCAATCAATAGGAATAAAAACATCTTCTCCTTCTACTGTTCCATTCATAAATGGAGAGCCAGGATAATGACGTGCTCCTATTTTTACACCTGCATGACTGGCAGGAATTAAGGCACAGGTAATACCGTACTCTATTTTATTTTTATCGCCGAGTAAGCCTTCTGGGTCATAAAGTTTAAATGCTAAGCCAACAACGGTGGCAATTGGAGCAAGCGTAATCCAGCGTTTAGAGAAATTCATGCGCAGCCCAAGAACCTGAGCACCTTCATACTCACCGTAGCAAACAACGCCTGAATCTGGAATGGCACCAGCATCTGAACCCGCTTCTGGACTGGTTAAACCAAAGCATGGAATCTCTTCACCTTTTGCAAGGCCCGGTAAATATTGTTGCTTTTGAGCATCGGTACCGTAATGCATGAGTAGCTCACCCGGCCCCAACGAGTTTGGAACCATACAACTCACAGCAGTGGTGAGTGAGCGTGAAGCAATTTTGCTCATAATACGGCTTTGGGCAAATGAGCTAAATTCTTTACCACCAAAAGATTTTGGAATAATGAGACCTAAAAAACCTTTGTCTTTAATAAATTGCCAAACCTCTGGTGGAAGATCTTTTAAGTGATGATGAATTTCCCACTCATCTAGCATGCTGCAAAGTAGCTCAACTTCATTGTCGATAAAACTTTGTTCTTCTGCTGACAACGTTGGGTAGGGATATTTCTCAAATTGCGACCAATCAGGTGCCCCCATAAATAATTCTTTTTCCCACCAACTGGTACCTGCCTCTAAAGCCTCTTGTTCAGTTGTACTGATGCTTGGCATTGAGTTTGCTAATGTTTTATATGCCGGTTTAGTAATCAAATTAAAGCGTAATGGTGCAAATAAAATAATGATACTAAGGGCAATGAGGGGGATACCTAAAATGAGAGCCCATGGCGTTAATATGAGTGCTGTAAATATAGCGATAGCAATCGTAATTACACTACCAATGATTCGATTCAGGTTAAAAAAGAAAATTGCCCATATTGCAAAAAGCTGAATGACAATGCTTAAAACAAAGAGTAGGAAAATCATATTTGCTCCTTGCTAGATAAGCCCTCAAGTTAGAAGTTACAAAAAAAAGCGAGGAGAGATTTAAGGCTTAACTAGCTAATTTTAATGCTGTTTAAATTTAATTTTTTATGTCGCAATTGATGTATATGCTAGAGCAGGGATATATCGTACTTTTAGGTATAAGATATTTTTAAGTGAAAGTGTAATGGCTTGTTTTATCGATTTGTCAAGAAATGTTATTGATTTTCTTATACAAATAAAAAGCCCTCTGAACTAGAGGGCTTTCATTGATTTGAATTTTTAAGCTTCGACAACTTGAACGGCAATTTTTTTAGCTGGATCTACTTTACGACGAACTTCTGGTACTGGTTCACCGTGGTATTGACGATCAGCAAAGTAACTTGAACGAACCATTGGTGCAGACCAAATATTTCTAAAGCCAAGTTTACGGCCATGCTCTGCATAACGTTCGAACTCTTCTGGCGTTACAAAGCGGTCAATTGGTGCATGCTGTTTAGAAGGCTGTAAATATTGACCAATAGTTACATAGTCAACATCGTGAGCACGTAAGTCATCAAGTAATGCAATAACTTCTTCTTCAGTTTCACCGATACCGACCATCAAACCACATTTCGTTGGAATGTCTGGACAATATTCTTTAAACATTTTTAATAAGTTTAAAGAATGTTGATAGTCTGAACCTGGGCGCATCGCTTTATATAGACGTGGCACAGTTTCAATGTTGTGGTTAAATACGTCTGGCGGACATTCAGTCATAATGCGTAAAGCAATGTCCATACGTCCGCGGAAATCTGGTACTAAAATCTCAAGTAATGTATTTGGACTAAGTGCGCGAGCTTCTTTGATACAGTCCACAAAGTGTTGTGCACCGCCGTCAAGCAAGTCGTCACGGTCAACCGAAGTAATGACTGCATACTTGAGTTTAAGATTAGCAATTGTCTCTGCCATGTGACGAGGTTCATCAGCATCGAGTGCATTTGGACGGCCATGTGCTACATCACAGAAAGGGCAACGACGTGTACAAATATCACCCATAATCATGAATGTTGCTGTACCACCACCAAAACATTCAGGTAGGTTAGGACAAGCAGCTTCTTCACAAACGGTATGGAGTTTTTGAGCACGTAAAGTCGTTTTAATACGCTGAACTTCTTCTGGTGCCGTCATCTTGACACGAATCCAGTCAGGTTTACGCGGCACTTCAACCGTAGGTACAACTTTTACAGGAATTCTTGCGACTTTTTCTGCGCCACGAAGTTTTACACCCTGTTCAGGTTTACGGTGTTCTGACATATTTAACTTTTCCACTCGTTTATAGAGACATTGACATTGTATTATAGCGAACTTCTGCAGTTAATAGCGGAAAATAACTATTCATATAATAAATGTGGTTATTCAGAAATATAGGGTTGAGAAATACATAAATTCACCGCATATTACCCATAATTTATTATAAAATATGGTCATTCAAGTGAGGAAGGAGCTTTCAATGCCACGTAAAAAAGAGGTCGTTAGTGGGAATTTCGTTAAGTACGATGCGGTAGTTCTCGGTTCTGGACCTGCAGGTGAAGGCGCGGCAATGAAGCTTGCAAAAGCGGGTAAGCGTGTTGCAATTGTAGATGTGCGTGATCAACTTGGTGGTAACTGTGCACACGTAGGTACCATTCCAAGTAAAGCATTGCGTCAAACGGTTTCTAGTATTATTCGCTATCAGCGTGATCCAATGTTTCAAAAAGTAGGTGAATGGAAACAGTTCACCATGAAACAGGTATTGCGTAATGCGCACAAAGTAATTCAACAACAGGTTGATACGCATACACGTTTTTACGACCGCAACAAAATCGGTGTATTCCACGGCCGTGCATATATTCAAGATAAAAATACAGTTTTAGTTTTTAGCCATGAAGGTATTAAAGAAACGATTATTTGTAAGCAAATCGTGATTGCAACAGGTAGCCGTCCTTATCATCCGCAAGGTCTAGATTTTGATCATCCTCGCGTATTTGATTCGGATAAAATCCTTGATCTTGATTACTCAATTCAAAAAATTATTATTTACGGCGCAGGCGTTATTGGCTGTGAATATGCCTCAATCTTTATTGGTCTAGATCATAAAGTTGACTTGATTAATACTCAGCAAAAACTCTTAAGCTATTTAGATGATGAAATTGCTGATGCCCTGTCTTATCACTTACGTGAACAAGGCGTATTGATTCGTCACAATGAACAAATGGATCATCTTGAAACGTTTGATGACCATGTGGTTCTGCATTTACAAAGTGGTAAAAAGATTAAAGCTGATGCGATCCTTTGGTGTAATGGTCGTTCAGGAAACACAGAAGGTTTAGGTCTTGAGAATGTTGGCTTAGTTCCAAACAACCGCGGCCAACTTTCAGTAAATGATCAGTACCAAACTGAAGTTGAAAACATCTATGCTGCTGGTGACGTGATTGGCTGGCCTTCACTTGCTTCTGCTGCTTATGACCAAGGGCGCTGTGCGGGCGCAAACATGAGTGGTGAAGATGCGAAGCCAGTACGTGATATCCCAACGGGTATCTACACCATCCCGGAAATCTCATCAATTGGTAAGAATGAACAGGAATTAACGGAAGAGAAAATTCCGTATGAAGTGGGTCAAGCTTCTTTCCGTCATTTGGCTCGTGCACAAATTACCGGCGATACCGTAGGTGAGTTAAAAATTCTTTTCCATCGCGACACTATGGAAATTTTGGGTATTCACTGTTTTGGTAATAACGCTGCCGAAATTATCCACATTGGGCAAGCAGTTATGCACAGCCCAAATAATACATTGAAATATTTCGTTGAAACGACATTTAACTATCCAACCATGGCGGAAGCAT
This genomic stretch from Acinetobacter pittii harbors:
- the lipA gene encoding lipoyl synthase, giving the protein MSEHRKPEQGVKLRGAEKVARIPVKVVPTVEVPRKPDWIRVKMTAPEEVQRIKTTLRAQKLHTVCEEAACPNLPECFGGGTATFMIMGDICTRRCPFCDVAHGRPNALDADEPRHMAETIANLKLKYAVITSVDRDDLLDGGAQHFVDCIKEARALSPNTLLEILVPDFRGRMDIALRIMTECPPDVFNHNIETVPRLYKAMRPGSDYQHSLNLLKMFKEYCPDIPTKCGLMVGIGETEEEVIALLDDLRAHDVDYVTIGQYLQPSKQHAPIDRFVTPEEFERYAEHGRKLGFRNIWSAPMVRSSYFADRQYHGEPVPEVRRKVDPAKKIAVQVVEA
- the sthA gene encoding Si-specific NAD(P)(+) transhydrogenase; translation: MPRKKEVVSGNFVKYDAVVLGSGPAGEGAAMKLAKAGKRVAIVDVRDQLGGNCAHVGTIPSKALRQTVSSIIRYQRDPMFQKVGEWKQFTMKQVLRNAHKVIQQQVDTHTRFYDRNKIGVFHGRAYIQDKNTVLVFSHEGIKETIICKQIVIATGSRPYHPQGLDFDHPRVFDSDKILDLDYSIQKIIIYGAGVIGCEYASIFIGLDHKVDLINTQQKLLSYLDDEIADALSYHLREQGVLIRHNEQMDHLETFDDHVVLHLQSGKKIKADAILWCNGRSGNTEGLGLENVGLVPNNRGQLSVNDQYQTEVENIYAAGDVIGWPSLASAAYDQGRCAGANMSGEDAKPVRDIPTGIYTIPEISSIGKNEQELTEEKIPYEVGQASFRHLARAQITGDTVGELKILFHRDTMEILGIHCFGNNAAEIIHIGQAVMHSPNNTLKYFVETTFNYPTMAEAYRVAALNGMNRLF
- a CDS encoding acyl-CoA dehydrogenase, producing MIFLLFVLSIVIQLFAIWAIFFFNLNRIIGSVITIAIAIFTALILTPWALILGIPLIALSIIILFAPLRFNLITKPAYKTLANSMPSISTTEQEALEAGTSWWEKELFMGAPDWSQFEKYPYPTLSAEEQSFIDNEVELLCSMLDEWEIHHHLKDLPPEVWQFIKDKGFLGLIIPKSFGGKEFSSFAQSRIMSKIASRSLTTAVSCMVPNSLGPGELLMHYGTDAQKQQYLPGLAKGEEIPCFGLTSPEAGSDAGAIPDSGVVCYGEYEGAQVLGLRMNFSKRWITLAPIATVVGLAFKLYDPEGLLGDKNKIEYGITCALIPASHAGVKIGARHYPGSPFMNGTVEGEDVFIPIDWIIGGQENAGKGWRMLMECLGVGRGISLPALATAAGEMSYLTVGAFAKIRQQFNISVGKFEGVQEATSEIASDAYMLEAFRYLVTCGLNQGGTPAVMTAMAKYYATETMRKVVNHGMDIAGGRAIQLGPRNFLALTYQAIPIAITVEGANILTRSLMIFGQGSMRCHPYLFEELQLLQSEDKNNSVKKFDDLLFKHLAYTFNRGARSFAYGWTGGSSDAPQSADQFTASYYKTINRFSANFALVSDMSLGLLAGDLKRKEMLSGRLADIHAHLFISTAILKFYEAGQKTEAEQLHAKLALQKAFLNIQEAFWGLFENFPAKLPATFVKWICFPFGRVISKPDDELKQQVAELMMQEHPFREQLKHHVFYSTKADDVTGRLEHAFQILRTLEPLWDKFKKAESKGKFKGLTFEENIEQAIKEGFISESEAQQLLQYNAIRFDSMLTDVFDEDLNKDLPLSNPHQI